The nucleotide sequence TCAGCGAATTAGACAGTGGCACAACGAGATTATGTGAGTCGCGGGCGTTCAAACACCCGCCGTAAAAATACCGATAAGAAAAAATACCAAGCCCAAGGGCTGCCAAAAGCAACGCTGGCCGTCGCGGTAGCCTTAGTCGCTATCTTTATTGGTGGCCTTTACTTTATTACCCACAATAAACAGAAAAGCGAACCAGAAATACTGCCAAAACATTCTCAACAAAACAATGGGTTACCGCCAAAACCAGAAGAACGCTGGCGCTATATCAAAGAATTGGAAAATCGCCCCGTTGGCGTTGAGACACCACGTGATCCCTCATCCGGGGGGCAAATCAATTCACAAACCCAGTTGACCGCCGAGCAACGGCAGTTACTTGAACAAATGCAGGCGGATATGCGCCAACCGACGACTTCGCTGCCAGAAGTGCCATACAATGGCGTTCAAGTGCCGCGTTCACAAGTAATCATCAAGCCATCAGCGGAGACACAAAAACCGCTGGAAGCAAGACCACAACCCCAGCCTCAACAAACGTTACCACAACAACCAATGCAGACTCAGCCAGTTCAGCCACAAACTCTACCACCGGCTGAAACCAGTAAACCTAAGCCCGTAGAAAAGGCACAGCGTATGATTTTACAATGTGGTTCATTCCGCAATATGGATCAAGCTGAATCAGTACGTGCCAATCTGGCATTTGCGGGTATTGAAAGCCAGATCACAACGGGAGACGGCTGGCATCGTGTTGTTCTTGGTCCCTACAGTAAAAACACCGCAGAAAAAATGCGGGAACGTCTGAAAGGCGCTGGCGTATCAGGTTGCATTCTCCGTGTTACAGGGGGTTGAAAAATGATAATTCTCCCCCATCTATACTGCTAACACCGTGCACACGGTATTTTCGATAGCCGTATACCCTGTCGAAAGTACCGTGCGTCACATTTATCTATTTTTGTAACCAAGGGCTTACTCGTGACTACAATCGTAAGTGTTCGCCGTAATGGCCAAGTCGTAATCGGTGGTGATGGACAGGCAACGATGGGTAATACCGTCATGAAAGGCAATGTCCGTAAAGTTCGCCGCCTCTATAATGACAAAGTAATCGCGGGTTTTGCCGGCGGTACAGCAGACGCTTTTACTCTGTTTGAACTGTTTGAACGTAAACTTGAAATGCACCAAGGGCATCTGACCAAAGCAGCGGTTGAACTTGCTAAAGACTGGCGCACTGATCGCATGTTACGCAAACTGGAAGCTCTGCTGGCAGTCGCAGATGAAAATACCTCCCTAATCATTACAGGTAACGGCGATGTCATTCAGCCAGAAAATGACCTAATTGCCATTGGTTCCGGTGGCCCATTCGCCCAATCTGCCGCACGGGCAATGCTGGAGAATACCGATCTCGGCGCCAGACAAATTGCAGAGAAAGCGTTAACCATTGCCGGTGATATCTGCATTTATACCAACCATAATCACAACTTCGAAGAACTTCCTTCAAAAGCGTAAGGGTAGATAGTATGTCTGAAATGACTCCACGCGAAATTGTCAGCGAACTTGACAAACACATTATTGGTCAGGATAAAGCGAAACGCGCTGTAGCTATCGCACTCCGTAACCGCTGGCGTCGTATGCAGCTAGATGAAACGCTGCGCTACGAAGTAACGCCTAAAAATATCCTAATGATTGGCCCGACTGGGGTAGGTAAAACCGAAATCGCCCGTCGCCTGGCAAAACTGGCAAATGCGCCGTTTATCAAAGTCGAAGCGACCAAATTCACCGAAGTTGGCTATGTTGGTAAAGAAGTCGACTCTATCATCCGTGATCTGACCGATGCCGCGGTTAAAATGGTCCGCCTGCAATCCATCGAACAAAACCGTTATCGAGCAGAAGAACTGGCAGAAGAGCGTATTCTGGATGTCTTGATCCCACCAGCAAAAAATAACTGGGGACAAACGGAGACACAAGTTGAGCCATCAGCCGCACGCCAGGCATTCCGTAAGAAACTACGTGAAGGTCAACTTGATGATAAAGAAATCGAAATTGATGTTGCTACCACACCTGTGGGCGTCGAGATCATGGCACCTCCGGGTATGGAAGAGATGACAAATCAGTTGCAATCTATGTTCCAGAACCTTGCCGGTCAGAAACACAAATCTCGTAAGCTAAAAATCAAAGATGCTTTCAAGCTACTGATCGAAGAAGAAGCCTCTAAACTGGTTAACCCGGAAGAATTAAAACAACAGGCTATTGATTCCGTTGAACAACACGGCATTGTCTTCATTGATGAAATCGACAAAATCTGCAAACGAGGTCAGACTTCAGGCCCTGATGTTTCCCGTGAAGGTGTTCAGCGTGACCTGTTACCATTGGTGGAAGGTTGTACGGTATCCACTAAACACGGCATGGTAAAAACAGACCACATCCTGTTTATCGCCTCAGGTGCATTCCAGGTTGCCAGTCCTTCCGATCTGATCCCTGAATTACAAGGGCGTCTGCCGATCCGAGTGGAGTTACAGGCACTCACTACAAAAGATTTTGAGCGTATTCTGACTGAACCGAGTGCATCCCTGACGGAACAGTACAAAGCATTGATGGAAACGGAAGGTATGATCATCAGTTTCACGGATGATGGCATTAGCAAAATTGCAGAATCCGCATGGCAGGTAAATGAATCAACCGAAAATATCGGGGCCCGTCGCCTACATACTGTGCTTGAGCGGCTGATAGAAGATATCTCTTTCGAAGCCAGCGAACGTCGTGGTCAATCAGTTGATATTGATGCCGACTATGTTAAAAAGCATCTAGATGAATTGGTTGCAGATGAAGATCTGAGCCGCTTTATCCTATAATCGGTATATACGATTTCTGATCCGCTATAATTAATGATGGGAGGCTTGCCTCCCATTCGTTTTTTATAAGCCTACAGGAGTAAGTGAACGCAGAAATGAACTCATCAACTTCTATCAGTCAAACTCAAGCATGGCTGGAAAGTTTGCGTCCTAAAACGCTACCACTCGCCCTTGCTGCCATTATTACTGGCTCAGCCCTTGCTGCCTGGACAGGGCATTTCAAGCTACCGGTTGCCTTACTGGCTCTATTAACAGCAGCCATATTGCAAATCCTGTCCAATCTCGCCAATGATTACGGTGATGTTATCAAAGGCAGTGATACTGAAAAGCGTATCGGGCCACTACGTGGTATGCAAAAAGGCATTATTACCCCCTCACAGATGAAAAAAGCGCTGAAGATTATTGTCCTGCTAACTTGCCTGTCTGGTAGCGCCTTGATTGCTGTTGCCTGTGAAGAACCTAGCGATATATTCGGTTTTTTGGCACTTGGCCTGCTAGCAATTATTGCCGCAATTACCTATACAGTCGGTGCAAAACCTTATGGCTATATGGGACTTGGCGATATTTCAGTACTGATTTTCTTTGGCTGGTTAAGTGTTGCCGGTACTTATTATCTTCAAGCAGGTTTTTTTGACTCAGTTGTCATACTCCCGGCGACAGCCTGTGGTCTTCTCTCTGCTGCTGTTTTAAATATCAATAACCTGCGTGATATTGAAGATGACAGACGGCATGGCAAAAACACCCTAGCTGTCCGTCTCGGCCCTAAAAAAGCCCGTTATTATCACGGATGTTTAATAATTACAGCAATACTCTGCTTGGTATTATTCACCATACAAAACCCGTCTGGCTGGTCAAGCTGGTTGTTCCTGCTCGCTCTGCCTTGGTTGTTCAAACATATGTGGTATGTACTTAATGAACCCACACCAGAGGGAATGCGGCCAATGCTGGGACAGATGGTTAAGGCGGCATTATTGACTAATATTCTATTTTCAGTTGGTCTTATTTTTAATTAGACAGTATTTGCGCTGTTTTTCCGAAGGTGTTGTAACTTAATCATTCTGGGTACCTGTTAACAATATCAATTTAATAATTGATGATTTTGCTAACATTGGCCTGAAAGGGATATACTTACCGTTCCATACCTTAACCAGACGTAAATCCTATGAAATATGATACTTCCGAGCTTTGTGACATCTATCAAGAAGAAGTAAATGTGGTAGAGCCTATGTTCTCCAATTTTGGCGGGCGTACTTCATTTGGTGGTCAAATCATCACGGTTAAATGCTTTGAAGACAACGGGCTACTTTACGACCTGCTTGAAGACAACGGTCATGGACGCATTTTACTGGTAGATGGTGGTGGTTCTGTACGCCAAGCATTAATTAACGCTGAGCTGGCACAACTCGCTGTGCAAAATGGATGGGAGGGCATTGTTGTTTACGGTGCTGTACGTCAGGTTGACCAATTAGCAGAGTTCGACCTCGGCATTCAAGCTATAGCCGCTATTCCGGCTGGCTGTCGTGATGAAGGAACCGGCGCAAGCGATATCCGGGTGAATTTTGGTGGTGTCACCTTCTTCTCTGGCGATTATTTGTATGCCGATAACACCGGTATCATTTTGTCTGAAGAACCGTTGGAACTTGATGACAACGAAGAAGATGAGATCATCTGATGATATAAAACTAAGGGCGATTTTTCAGATCGCCCTTCTTTTGTCTGCTGGAAATTTCAATTACTGAACATCTTCCATTTTGCCTAACAAGGCACGCAAACGTTCTTGCCATACTTGTTGCTCTTGTTTTAATTGCTCATTTTCATGAGCCAGAGACTCACGGCCGCTGGTTGCATTCTGAATTTCCTGAGACAAAGATCGATTTTTTTCTTTTAATTCTTCAATTTCCATTTGTAGCAGGGTAATAGTATCAATCGCCTGCTGAACCTTGGCTTCCAGCTTTTCAAAAACTTCAAATGACATTCTCGGTTCCCCCTTGTAAGCAATTGTCTGATTGTATGTAGCCAAAGCGCCCCTGTCTAGCAACATCCCCAACACATGAAAAATAACTACCAAATAAAAAGCTCAATAGTGTCTCACACTTTAATTTTTAGCAAAATAGCGGATAAATGCGGATTCGCTCATTTTGTTGACACAACACACACATTTCAATTTCGCTATTTCTCGTTTCCGCGCATTAACGATAAATTTACATAATCCCCTTTTCAATTTCTGAAAGGTGACAATAATAATTACGCCTCTAAAATCTTCTTTGTAGGATAGAACATATGAGCCAAACCACTAGCACGACATTAACCGGACAATGTATCTCTGAGTTTCTTGGTACCGCACTATTGGTTTTCCTTGGAGTAGGCTGTGTTGCCGCAGCACGTATTGCCGGCGCACAATTAGGCTTATGGGAAATCAGTATTATTTGGGGTATGAGCGTTGCGTTGGCTGTTTATCTCACCGCAGGTGTTTCCGGTGCTCACCTTAACCCGGCAGTGACGATTGCCCTATGGTTGTTTGCCCGCTTTGATGGCAAAAAGGTTATCCCTTTCATTATTGCCCAAATGATTGGTGGCTTCATCGCTGCCGCTCTCATTTACATGATGTACTACAGCGTATTCCTTGATTACGAACAGGTACACAATATCGTTCGTGGTACGCCAGAAAGCCTGTTTACCGCAGGTGTATTCTCTACTTACCCAATGGCGTCACTGTCCATTTCTCAGGCTTTTATGATAGAAGTTATCATTGCCGCCATTCTGCTCTGTTTGATTCTGTCGCTGACTGACGATGGCAATGGTATTCCCCGCGGTCCTCTGGCCCCGTTACTGATTGGTATTGTGATTGCCGTTATCGGCGGTGCATTTGGCCCATTAACCGGTTTCGCGCTGAACCCAGCCCGTGACTTTGGTCCCAAATTAATTGCTTATCTGGCCGGTTGGGGAGATATTGCCCTGACGGGTGGGCGTGAAATCCCTTACTGTCTGGTTACTCTGACCGCCCCCATTATCGGCGGTATTGTGGGAGCATTTGGCTACCGCAAACTTATTGGTCGCAATTTACCATCTGATGTTCACAAGACTGAAGATCAGAAGAAAAAGAAAGCCTAAAGTAGAGCATTACCAGAACAGGTTATTATCATGACAACAGAAAATATGATTGAGAAAAAGTATATTGTCGCCCTTGATCAGGGAACCACCAGTTCCCGAGCAATAATTCTTGATCACGACGCCAATATTATCTCAATTTCCCAAAGAGAGTTTACGCAAATTTATCCTAAACCGGGTTGGGTAGAACACGATCCAATGGAAATCTGGGCAACCCAAAGCTCAACGCTGGTAGAAGTATTGGCGAAAGCGGATATTAGTTCTGATCAGATTGCCGGTATTGGTATTACCAACCAACGTGAAACAACGATTATTTGGGAAAAAGAGACCGGTAAACCTATCTACAATGCCATCGTTTGGCAATGTCGCCGTACCGCGGACGCGTGTACTAAACTAAAACAAAAAGAGGGATTGGAAGAATATATTCGCCAGAATACAGGGCTGGTAGTAGACCCTTATTTCTCCGGCACCAAAGTAAAATGGATCTTAGATAACGTCGCAGGTGCCCGTGAACGGGCTGAAAAAGGTGAGCTCCTATTCGGTACTGTGGATACTTGGCTGGTATGGAAAATGACTCAAGGCCGAGTCCACGTTACCGATTTCACAAACGCCTCCCGAACGATGCTGTTCAATATTCACAATCTGGAGTGGGATCAGCATATTCTTGATGAATTACAAATCCCTCGTTCCCTACTGCCTAGCGTTCATTCATCTTCTGAGATTTATGGTCAGACCAACATCGGCGGTAAAGGCGGCACTCGGATCCCTATCTCAGGTATCGCAGGTGATCAACAAGCTGCTCTATATGGTCAACTTTGTGTCCAACCGGGTATGGCGAAAAACACCTACGGGACAGGCTGTTTCCTGCTGATGAACACGGGTACAGATGCCGTACGCTCCAATCACGGCCTACTGACAACCATTGCCTGTGGTCCTCGCGGCGAAGTGAACTATGCGCTTGAAGGTGCGGTTTTCGTTGGTGGTGCCTCTATTCAGTGGTTGCGTGATGAACTGAAACTTATTGCAGATGCGGCTGACTCCGAATATTTTGCCACTAAAGTTAAAAATAGTAACGGCGTGTATGTGGTCCCTGCTTTTACCGGCCTTGGTGCCCCCTATTGGGACCCCTACGCCCGAGGGTCAATTTTCGGCCTAACCCGCGGTACCAACAGTAATCACATCATTCGTGCGACGCTGGAATCTATCGCCTATCAGACCCGTGATGTACTGGATGCTATGCAAGCTGATGCAGGCACCCGGCTGCAAGCACTACGGGTAGATGGCGGAGCCGTTGCCAATAACTTCCTGATGCAATTCCAATCAGATATTCTTGGCACCCGGGTAGAACGCCCTGTGGTGCGTGAAAGCACAGCATTGGGCGCAGCATTCCTCGCAGGATTGGCAGTTGGCTACTGGAAAGACCTGGATGAAGTGAAAAGTAAAGCCACCATTGAGAAAGAATTCCGTCCGGGTATTGAAACCACCGAGCGTAATTACAAATACAATGGCTGGAAAAAAGCAGTTGCCCGTGCGCAGGATTGGGAAGATAAAGGCTAACGCATTCTAATATAAAGAAAGGGTGAAATTACCACCCTTTCTTTACTATACCCAATGGATTTCAAGATGCATCGCGACGGCAAGGGAGCGAATCTCCGGGAGCATAGATAATGATGTGACCGGGGTGAGTGAGTGCAGCCAACAAAGCAAGATCAAAACTGACGTAAAGAACATCAGCATTCCTGTACCAAAGAAAAAAATAGTGCACAATTTTATTTTTAGAAAAAATTACAGTCAATTACGCCATATCTGGCAACAAATATGTACATATAAACCAAGCATTAATAAACTAATGGTTAATTTTTCTATGACACAGAATCGATAATGGTATTTATCTCTATAGGACTAAAATAGCGACGTAAAAACGAACTGTTCGGAGATTTCTTTCGGGATAGGAGATAAGTTCCAATGGCAAACTGGGTTACAGGAAAAGTTACACAAGTTATTCACTGGACGAATACCTTATTCAGCATCAGGATACATGCACCGGTTGAAAAATTTACTGCGGGCCAGTTTGCAAAACTGGCGATGGAAATAGATGATGAACGGGTACAACGGGCCTACTCTTATGTTAATGCCCCGATAGATAATAATCTTGAATTCTACTTAGTGACGGTTCCTGAAGGCAAACTCAGCCCACAATTAGCAGCTCTGCAACCGGGTGATGATCTCTTAGTAACAGAACAAGCCGCAGGCTTTTTTATTCTTGATGAAATACCTGATTGTGAAACATTATGGATGCTTTCAACAGGGACCGCCATTGGCCCTTATCTGTCAATCCTCCAGCAAGGAGATCATCTGGATAGATTCAAAAACATCGTATTGGTGCATGCCGTCAGACTAACACAAGATTTAAGCTATCTGCCCTTAATGCAGCAATTAGTTGAACGTCTCAATGGCAAGTTACGAATTCAGACTATCGTCAGCCGTGAACAAAACCTCGGCTCATTGACTGGCCGTATCCCGACATTGATCGAGAATGGCGAACTTGAGTCCGCTGTCGGACTTACGATGAGCAGTGACAACAGCCATATTATGTTATGTGGTAACCCTCAAATGGTGAAAGATACCCAGCAACTGCTAAAAGAGCAGCGTGGAATGGCAAAACACTTACGCCGCAAACCGGGGCATATCACCAGTGAACAATATTGGTAATTTCAATCATCTTTGACAGAAATAAAATCCACTTTCTCTGTCGCCTCACCAAATCGGTTTGGCCCATCCGTACCACGGAATACACCGCAATCAAGCACCATCATTACAATGATCAATGTGGGGATAAAACGGCCGATCCCCCATTGCCAGAACGGAGCCAGGCCACCCCAGTCAACAGCAACCAACAACCCTGCCAGTAATAAAAGCAGCGACCAACCTCCCCGCTTATTTCGATCATGCAGACGCTTAACCATCATTGCCGCTACGGGATACATCACCAAGACAAGTGCAAAAACAGCATAGTGCATGGTCAAAGAACTCATACCCTGAATAGTCAAGATAACAAACATCAAGGCCAGGCAAACACCAATGCCAATCCAGAATTCACGCCGCCCAATTCGTCCTTTGAATGAAAAACCCCATTGTTGTAATGTCATCTATTCTTTTCCAATCGTGTATTCTGTTTTCCAGCGCAGTTTAACCTAAGCGAGCGGCAACATGAAAATGGACGTTAATAAATTTCTAGCCATAATATTAGCGGCAAGCAGTGTCGGTTTGCCATTGGTAGCCAATGCTGATAAATCCACAACCACAGAACCCACAGTACAAGCGACCTATCTTCTGCCTAATGCCCCCTCTTTCGATGAAACTATCCCGCGATTTCGCGAAAAATATAATCGCTGCAACCCGACATTGCCACTACGCGAATATCGGGTAATCATAAGTAAAAACATTTATCCGCCACTGACACGAGCTGCCAGCAAAATCAATGAAAAACTCTATTCTTCCGCCGTACTTGAGCGAGGAAGCGAAAAAATCAAAAGCCTGCAACTGACATTACTACCATCAGAAAATACCGCTGAAACTCAGCAAAACCAAATGCTGGCAGAGCAGTACATGACCGCCCTAATGCGCCACTTTAACCCAACGCTTTCACAGGAACAAAGCAAAGAGAATATTGATAACTTACTCATAAACAGCAAAAAATCGCCATTTTACAGCCACAACATCGGCGCTATTCGCTATATTGTAGTAAATAGTAGTGAAAAAACGCTTACTTTCGCTATTGAACCGATTAAGCTATGGTTATTTGAACCCGATAACTAATCAAACTTAGCAATAAAAAAAAGCTATTGTTGGCAATGATCACTATACTGTGGAGCGCCGAACTACCGAATCAATCTTAAGAATGAATTTCATTCAACTCACTACTTAAACATTCTCTGATTGGAGGAAAAAACATGCGACATCCATTAGTTATGGGTAACTGGAAATTGAATGGCAGCACCCATATGGTTAACGAACTCATCACTGGCCTGCGTCAAGAATTAAGCAGTGTTACCGGCTGTGACGTCGCTATCGCGCCACCAGCGCTTTATCTCTCTCAGGCTAAACAAGCACTGGCTGGCAGCCGCATTGCTCTAGGTGCACAGGACGTTGACGTTAACCTGTCTGGTGCATTTACCGGTGAAACTTCCGCCACAATGTTGAAAGACATTGGCGCAGAATACATTATTATCGGCCACTCTGAACGCCGTACTTACCACCAAGAAAGTGACGAATTCATTGCGAAAAAATTTGCCATTCTTAAACAACAAGGTCTAATCCCTGTTTTGTGCATCGGCGAAACTGAACAGGAAAATGAAGCCGGCCAAACTGAAAGTGTATGTGCAAGGCAAATTGATGCAGTTCTGAACACATTGGGAGTAGCAGCCTTCCAAGGTGCGGTCATCGCTTACGAACCTGTTTGGGCAATTGGTACAGGCAAATCAGCAACACCGGCACAAGCTCAAGCTGTGCATAAATTCATCCGTGATCATATTGCGCAGAAAGATGCAGCAATCGCACAACAAATCATTATCCAGTACGGTGGCTCTGTGAACGCAGATAATGCCGCTGAGCTATTCTCTCAGCCAGACATTGACGGTGCATTAGTCGGCGGTGCATCTCTAAAAGCTAACGCTTTCGCTGTTATCGTAAAAGCCGCAGCCGCTGCGAAAAAAGCCTAATTCATATTTCAACGATAATTGACCGCCGTACATCTACGGCGGTTACTCATTTTTATCGCTGAATAATCTCATCGAACACACCGCCAGTCGCAAAATGCACTTTTTGAGCTTCACCCCAACCGCCGAATATCTTATCGACAGTAAATAATTCCAACGCAGGAAAAGAAGAGCGGTACTTATCGGCAACCACTTTATCACGTGGTCGATAATAGTTTTTAGCCGCTATCTCCTGCCCAACGGGTGAGTAAAGGTATTGCAGATATTCTGTTGCTAACTCACGGCTATGACGTTTATCAACAACCTTATCAACAACAGAAACCGTCGGCTCAGCCAGAATTGAAAGACTAGGTGTCACAATTTCAAATTTATCTTTATCAAGCGCATTAATCGCTAATAATGCCTCATTCTCCCAGGCAATTAATACATCACCGATGCCACGCTCGACAAAAGTGCTGGTCGCTCCTCTTGCGCCAGAATCGAGCACTTCAACATTCTGGTAAAGGGCTTTAACAAATGCTTTCGCTTTGTCCTGTTCCTGATTGTTATGAATCAACCCATAACCCCATGCAGCCAGATAATTCCAGCGTGCACCGCCCGATGTTTTTGGATTAGGTGTCACAACAGATACTCCTGGACGAACTAAATCTGACCAGTCTTTAATTTGCTTTGGATTACCTTTCCGCACTAAAAAAACAATAGTTGAAGTATAGGGAGCAGAATTCTCTGGCAAACGCTTAATCCATGCTTTCGCTATCCGGCCACGTTCCGCAATGGCATCCACATCATAGGCCAAAGCCAGTGTCACCACATCCGCCTCAAGGCCGTTGATAACAGAAGTTGCCTGTTTACCCGAACCACCATGAGATTGCCGGATTATCACTTTATCCCCTGTCTTCTGCTGCCAATAATCGCTAAAAGCCCGATTATACT is from Photorhabdus laumondii subsp. laumondii and encodes:
- a CDS encoding 1,4-dihydroxy-2-naphthoate polyprenyltransferase — protein: MNSSTSISQTQAWLESLRPKTLPLALAAIITGSALAAWTGHFKLPVALLALLTAAILQILSNLANDYGDVIKGSDTEKRIGPLRGMQKGIITPSQMKKALKIIVLLTCLSGSALIAVACEEPSDIFGFLALGLLAIIAAITYTVGAKPYGYMGLGDISVLIFFGWLSVAGTYYLQAGFFDSVVILPATACGLLSAAVLNINNLRDIEDDRRHGKNTLAVRLGPKKARYYHGCLIITAILCLVLFTIQNPSGWSSWLFLLALPWLFKHMWYVLNEPTPEGMRPMLGQMVKAALLTNILFSVGLIFN
- a CDS encoding DUF805 domain-containing protein → MTLQQWGFSFKGRIGRREFWIGIGVCLALMFVILTIQGMSSLTMHYAVFALVLVMYPVAAMMVKRLHDRNKRGGWSLLLLLAGLLVAVDWGGLAPFWQWGIGRFIPTLIIVMMVLDCGVFRGTDGPNRFGEATEKVDFISVKDD
- a CDS encoding YiiQ family protein, with the translated sequence MDVNKFLAIILAASSVGLPLVANADKSTTTEPTVQATYLLPNAPSFDETIPRFREKYNRCNPTLPLREYRVIISKNIYPPLTRAASKINEKLYSSAVLERGSEKIKSLQLTLLPSENTAETQQNQMLAEQYMTALMRHFNPTLSQEQSKENIDNLLINSKKSPFYSHNIGAIRYIVVNSSEKTLTFAIEPIKLWLFEPDN
- the ftsN gene encoding cell division protein FtsN, yielding MAQRDYVSRGRSNTRRKNTDKKKYQAQGLPKATLAVAVALVAIFIGGLYFITHNKQKSEPEILPKHSQQNNGLPPKPEERWRYIKELENRPVGVETPRDPSSGGQINSQTQLTAEQRQLLEQMQADMRQPTTSLPEVPYNGVQVPRSQVIIKPSAETQKPLEARPQPQPQQTLPQQPMQTQPVQPQTLPPAETSKPKPVEKAQRMILQCGSFRNMDQAESVRANLAFAGIESQITTGDGWHRVVLGPYSKNTAEKMRERLKGAGVSGCILRVTGG
- a CDS encoding MIP/aquaporin family protein, whose protein sequence is MSQTTSTTLTGQCISEFLGTALLVFLGVGCVAAARIAGAQLGLWEISIIWGMSVALAVYLTAGVSGAHLNPAVTIALWLFARFDGKKVIPFIIAQMIGGFIAAALIYMMYYSVFLDYEQVHNIVRGTPESLFTAGVFSTYPMASLSISQAFMIEVIIAAILLCLILSLTDDGNGIPRGPLAPLLIGIVIAVIGGAFGPLTGFALNPARDFGPKLIAYLAGWGDIALTGGREIPYCLVTLTAPIIGGIVGAFGYRKLIGRNLPSDVHKTEDQKKKKA
- the hslU gene encoding HslU--HslV peptidase ATPase subunit, whose product is MSEMTPREIVSELDKHIIGQDKAKRAVAIALRNRWRRMQLDETLRYEVTPKNILMIGPTGVGKTEIARRLAKLANAPFIKVEATKFTEVGYVGKEVDSIIRDLTDAAVKMVRLQSIEQNRYRAEELAEERILDVLIPPAKNNWGQTETQVEPSAARQAFRKKLREGQLDDKEIEIDVATTPVGVEIMAPPGMEEMTNQLQSMFQNLAGQKHKSRKLKIKDAFKLLIEEEASKLVNPEELKQQAIDSVEQHGIVFIDEIDKICKRGQTSGPDVSREGVQRDLLPLVEGCTVSTKHGMVKTDHILFIASGAFQVASPSDLIPELQGRLPIRVELQALTTKDFERILTEPSASLTEQYKALMETEGMIISFTDDGISKIAESAWQVNESTENIGARRLHTVLERLIEDISFEASERRGQSVDIDADYVKKHLDELVADEDLSRFIL
- the hslV gene encoding ATP-dependent protease subunit HslV; the protein is MTTIVSVRRNGQVVIGGDGQATMGNTVMKGNVRKVRRLYNDKVIAGFAGGTADAFTLFELFERKLEMHQGHLTKAAVELAKDWRTDRMLRKLEALLAVADENTSLIITGNGDVIQPENDLIAIGSGGPFAQSAARAMLENTDLGARQIAEKALTIAGDICIYTNHNHNFEELPSKA
- a CDS encoding sulfate ABC transporter substrate-binding protein, which encodes MKVRWRVALALLLITNSSVWAKDLQLLNVSYDPTRELYQQYNRAFSDYWQQKTGDKVIIRQSHGGSGKQATSVINGLEADVVTLALAYDVDAIAERGRIAKAWIKRLPENSAPYTSTIVFLVRKGNPKQIKDWSDLVRPGVSVVTPNPKTSGGARWNYLAAWGYGLIHNNQEQDKAKAFVKALYQNVEVLDSGARGATSTFVERGIGDVLIAWENEALLAINALDKDKFEIVTPSLSILAEPTVSVVDKVVDKRHSRELATEYLQYLYSPVGQEIAAKNYYRPRDKVVADKYRSSFPALELFTVDKIFGGWGEAQKVHFATGGVFDEIIQR
- the glpK gene encoding glycerol kinase GlpK: MTTENMIEKKYIVALDQGTTSSRAIILDHDANIISISQREFTQIYPKPGWVEHDPMEIWATQSSTLVEVLAKADISSDQIAGIGITNQRETTIIWEKETGKPIYNAIVWQCRRTADACTKLKQKEGLEEYIRQNTGLVVDPYFSGTKVKWILDNVAGARERAEKGELLFGTVDTWLVWKMTQGRVHVTDFTNASRTMLFNIHNLEWDQHILDELQIPRSLLPSVHSSSEIYGQTNIGGKGGTRIPISGIAGDQQAALYGQLCVQPGMAKNTYGTGCFLLMNTGTDAVRSNHGLLTTIACGPRGEVNYALEGAVFVGGASIQWLRDELKLIADAADSEYFATKVKNSNGVYVVPAFTGLGAPYWDPYARGSIFGLTRGTNSNHIIRATLESIAYQTRDVLDAMQADAGTRLQALRVDGGAVANNFLMQFQSDILGTRVERPVVRESTALGAAFLAGLAVGYWKDLDEVKSKATIEKEFRPGIETTERNYKYNGWKKAVARAQDWEDKG
- the fpr gene encoding ferredoxin--NADP(+) reductase, with translation MANWVTGKVTQVIHWTNTLFSIRIHAPVEKFTAGQFAKLAMEIDDERVQRAYSYVNAPIDNNLEFYLVTVPEGKLSPQLAALQPGDDLLVTEQAAGFFILDEIPDCETLWMLSTGTAIGPYLSILQQGDHLDRFKNIVLVHAVRLTQDLSYLPLMQQLVERLNGKLRIQTIVSREQNLGSLTGRIPTLIENGELESAVGLTMSSDNSHIMLCGNPQMVKDTQQLLKEQRGMAKHLRRKPGHITSEQYW
- the rraA gene encoding ribonuclease E activity regulator RraA gives rise to the protein MKYDTSELCDIYQEEVNVVEPMFSNFGGRTSFGGQIITVKCFEDNGLLYDLLEDNGHGRILLVDGGGSVRQALINAELAQLAVQNGWEGIVVYGAVRQVDQLAEFDLGIQAIAAIPAGCRDEGTGASDIRVNFGGVTFFSGDYLYADNTGIILSEEPLELDDNEEDEII
- the tpiA gene encoding triose-phosphate isomerase, yielding MRHPLVMGNWKLNGSTHMVNELITGLRQELSSVTGCDVAIAPPALYLSQAKQALAGSRIALGAQDVDVNLSGAFTGETSATMLKDIGAEYIIIGHSERRTYHQESDEFIAKKFAILKQQGLIPVLCIGETEQENEAGQTESVCARQIDAVLNTLGVAAFQGAVIAYEPVWAIGTGKSATPAQAQAVHKFIRDHIAQKDAAIAQQIIIQYGGSVNADNAAELFSQPDIDGALVGGASLKANAFAVIVKAAAAAKKA
- the zapB gene encoding septal ring assembly protein ZapB — translated: MSFEVFEKLEAKVQQAIDTITLLQMEIEELKEKNRSLSQEIQNATSGRESLAHENEQLKQEQQVWQERLRALLGKMEDVQ